The Camelina sativa cultivar DH55 chromosome 14, Cs, whole genome shotgun sequence genome includes a window with the following:
- the LOC104740947 gene encoding alcohol dehydrogenase-like 1 — MDKTFSSSNEAKPIRCKAAICRNAGEALVIEDIYVDPPQAYEVRIKILCTSLCHTDLSFWKMDFGPLSRFPRILGHEAVGVVESIGENVDGFKQGDVILPVFLPFCGDCRDCKSSKTNWCERYADDFVSNTRRYGMSSRFKDSSGEVIHHFFFVSSFSEYTVVDIAHLVKISPEIPVDKAALLSCGVSTGIGGAWKVANVEEGSTVAVFGLGAVGLAVAEGARLRRAAKIIGIDTNPDKFELGKKFGLTDFVNPTLCGEKKISEVIKEMTGGGVDYSFECVGVASLLTEAFISTRTGSGKTVMLGMEKHAAPISLGSFDLLSGRSICGSLFGGLKAKLDIPILLDHYLKKEINLDSFITHELKFQEINKAFDLLKEGKSLRCILWMDK; from the exons ATGGACAAAACATTTTCCTCTAGCAACGAAGCAAAACCAATTAGATGCAAAGCAGCAATATGTAGAAACGCAGGAGAAGCTCTAGTGATAGAAGACATCTACGTGGATCCACCTCAAGCTTACGAAGTTAGGATTAAGATCCTATGCACTTCTCTGTGTCACACTGATCTTAGTTTCTGGAAAATGGACTTT GGACCGCTTTCAAGATTTCCTAGGATTCTAGGTCACGAAGCAGTCGG TGTGGTCGAGAGCATTGGAGAAAACGTGGATGGATTCAAACAAGGCGACGTCATTTTGCCAGTGTTTCTACCATTCTGTGGAGATTGCAGAGACTGCAAGTCTTCAAAAACCAACTGGTGTGAGAGATATGCCGACGATTTCGTATCAAACACAAGACGATATGGAATGAGTTCTAGATTCAAAGACTCTTCGGGAGAAGTTATTCaccattttttctttgtctcaaGTTTTTCTGAATACACCGTCGTTGATATCGCACATCTTGTCAAAATATCTCCTGAAATCCCCGTTGACAAAGCGGCTTTGCTCAGCTGTGGTGTCTCAACAG GAATTGGGGGAGCTTGGAAGGTGGctaatgtggaagaaggctccACCGTTGCAGTGTTTGGCCTTGGTGCTGTTGGACTTGCA GTTGCAGAAGGAGCCAGACTACGTAGGGCCGCGAAGATCATCGGAATTGATACCAATCCTGATAAATTCGAGCTAG GTAAAAAATTTGGTCTTACGGATTTCGTCAATCCTACCTTGTGCGGAGAAAAGAAGATTAGTGAA GTGATTAAAGAAATGACAGGCGGAGGAGTTGACTATAGTTTCGAATGCGTTGGCGTAGCATCTTTACTTACCGAGGCTTTCATCAGCACCCGCACG gGATCAGGAAAAACGGTAATGTTGGGGATGGAGAAGCATGCAGCGCCAATTAGTTTAGGTAGTTTTGATCTTCTTAGTGGCAGAAGTATTTGCGGAAGCTTGTTTGGTGGTCTGAAAGCTAAACTTGATATTCCTATTCTCTTGGATCACTACTTAAAAAAG GAGATTAATCTGGATAGTTTTATCACGCACGAActgaaatttcaagaaatcaatAAGGCTTTCGACTTATTAAAGGAAGGAAAATCTCTCCGATGCATTCTATGGATGGATAAGTGA